A genomic region of Paenibacillus sp. PL2-23 contains the following coding sequences:
- a CDS encoding carbohydrate ABC transporter permease, with amino-acid sequence MKSSFGDRVFETINRVVLILVTLVVLYPLVYVVSASISDPTYVNTGQMWLWPIDITLDGYRRVLDNPDIWTGYRNTIIYTVLGTSINLLLTIPCAYALARKDLYGRNFITGIFLVTMFFSGGLIPSYLIIKNLNLLDTPWVLIIVGGASVWNLIVARTFFQNTIPRELEEAAEVDGCSHISLFLRIIIPISGPIIAVMALFYGVAHWNQYFNALMYLQDRSLFPLQLFLREILIVNEMSASMMMDGDSMAAMAEQAKIADIIKYAVIIISALPLLILYPFVQRFFIKGILIGSLKG; translated from the coding sequence ATGAAATCCTCTTTCGGAGACAGGGTTTTTGAAACGATCAATCGTGTTGTCTTAATTCTGGTGACGCTGGTTGTGCTGTATCCTCTAGTCTATGTTGTGAGTGCCTCAATCAGCGATCCAACTTACGTAAACACAGGCCAAATGTGGCTGTGGCCGATCGACATCACGTTAGATGGCTACCGCAGAGTGTTGGATAACCCAGATATCTGGACAGGTTATCGGAATACCATTATTTATACTGTGCTTGGTACAAGTATCAATCTTCTATTAACGATTCCATGTGCTTATGCTTTGGCGCGAAAGGATTTATACGGCCGTAATTTCATTACTGGCATATTTCTTGTAACCATGTTCTTCAGCGGAGGTCTAATTCCGAGCTATCTTATTATTAAGAATCTGAATCTTCTGGACACTCCATGGGTGCTTATTATAGTGGGGGGAGCCAGCGTCTGGAACTTGATTGTGGCAAGAACCTTCTTCCAGAATACGATTCCGCGAGAGCTTGAGGAGGCTGCTGAGGTTGACGGCTGCTCCCATATCTCCCTGTTCCTGCGCATTATAATTCCAATATCAGGACCAATTATTGCGGTAATGGCATTGTTCTATGGTGTTGCTCACTGGAACCAATACTTTAATGCGCTGATGTATCTGCAGGATCGATCATTGTTCCCGCTGCAATTATTTCTGAGAGAAATTCTGATCGTTAATGAAATGAGCGCCAGTATGATGATGGATGGTGATTCGATGGCTGCTATGGCCGAGCAAGCGAAAATTGCAGATATTATCAAATATGCTGTCATTATCATTTCTGCGCTGCCCTTGCTTATTTTATATCCGTTTGTTCAGCGGTTCTTTATTAAAGGTATTCTAATCGGCTCATTAAAAGGCTAA
- a CDS encoding extracellular solute-binding protein, whose amino-acid sequence MKKKMLALVVAASMLMSLIAACSSKEETEDNKPRNSAVPQNLNATGYPVVNEKVTLKLMGAKGANQGPWDQMMFFEEMEKITNIHFDFDTPDSKVFQEKKNLTFASDNLPDVFFAGSLTTFDQINYGKQGLLIPLEDLIDQYAPNFKALMDENPAIRRAITAPDGHIYALPQVSDIIRDMMFFRTYLNAEWMEALGNPQVPQTTDELLELLKRFRDEDPNRNGKQDELPLSFINVKNDSLNMARTYIMPAFGVLEDRPNQSRLQVSEDKVKAVFMSEGYKEFLKYMKTLHDEKLLDPEIFTHTDQQLKAKGQENVIGMTMHAAPFSVFKVEKPEDNEKYPLVMPLTSAMNSEKLFTPRPNITIGTFAITKNNPHPEATMRWVDYLYTPEGFMLGNQGIEGEAWKWKDESKNEWERITPEGMNKEEFRAQNTPDIGSTIPLLKSMELNYKQNDLVNNILNKQADELSQYAQEAMPLLFLSEEEESRANILKNDLMNYIAQMEAKFVLGKESFDNWDSYVSTLKKMNVDEYVEIYQNAYDRWKDTK is encoded by the coding sequence TTGAAGAAAAAGATGCTGGCATTAGTGGTAGCTGCTTCAATGCTGATGAGTTTGATCGCAGCCTGTTCATCCAAGGAAGAAACAGAAGATAACAAACCTCGAAATTCTGCAGTCCCTCAAAACTTAAATGCAACCGGGTACCCTGTTGTGAATGAAAAGGTGACTCTTAAGTTAATGGGAGCGAAAGGAGCCAACCAGGGTCCTTGGGATCAGATGATGTTTTTTGAGGAAATGGAAAAAATAACAAATATTCATTTTGATTTTGATACACCGGATAGCAAGGTGTTTCAAGAAAAGAAAAATCTGACGTTTGCCAGCGATAATCTGCCAGATGTGTTTTTTGCCGGCTCTTTGACCACCTTTGATCAGATCAATTACGGCAAACAGGGCCTGCTCATACCACTTGAAGACCTTATTGACCAATATGCGCCGAATTTCAAAGCGTTGATGGACGAGAATCCTGCCATCCGTCGAGCGATTACTGCACCGGACGGCCATATCTATGCGTTGCCGCAAGTTTCCGATATCATTCGAGATATGATGTTCTTCAGAACCTATCTGAATGCAGAGTGGATGGAAGCGCTGGGCAATCCGCAGGTTCCACAAACGACTGACGAGCTGTTGGAGCTGTTAAAGCGCTTCCGTGACGAGGATCCTAATAGGAACGGGAAGCAGGATGAGCTCCCGTTGTCCTTTATTAATGTAAAAAATGATTCGTTGAACATGGCTAGAACGTACATCATGCCAGCCTTCGGAGTGCTGGAGGATAGACCGAATCAATCCCGCTTGCAGGTGTCAGAGGACAAGGTCAAGGCTGTATTCATGTCGGAGGGCTACAAGGAATTCCTGAAGTATATGAAGACCTTGCATGATGAGAAGCTGCTTGACCCAGAGATATTTACTCATACGGATCAACAGCTGAAGGCTAAAGGCCAAGAGAACGTGATTGGGATGACAATGCATGCGGCTCCGTTCTCCGTATTCAAGGTTGAAAAGCCCGAGGACAATGAAAAGTATCCATTGGTGATGCCGTTAACAAGCGCTATGAACAGCGAGAAGCTGTTTACCCCGCGTCCTAATATTACAATCGGCACCTTTGCTATTACCAAAAATAATCCACATCCAGAAGCAACAATGAGATGGGTAGACTACTTGTATACGCCAGAAGGCTTTATGCTGGGGAATCAAGGAATTGAAGGCGAGGCCTGGAAGTGGAAGGACGAGAGTAAAAACGAGTGGGAAAGAATTACGCCAGAGGGAATGAACAAGGAGGAGTTCCGCGCCCAGAATACACCTGATATTGGCTCAACGATCCCGCTTCTGAAGAGCATGGAGCTTAACTACAAACAAAATGACCTGGTCAACAACATTCTCAATAAGCAGGCCGATGAATTGTCGCAATATGCTCAAGAAGCTATGCCGCTGCTCTTCCTGTCGGAGGAAGAGGAAAGCCGTGCAAATATTTTGAAAAACGATCTAATGAACTACATCGCGCAAATGGAAGCAAAGTTTGTGCTTGGCAAAGAGAGCTTTGACAATTGGGATAGTTATGTGTCTACTCTAAAGAAAATGAATGTCGATGAGTACGTAGAGATTTATCAGAACGCGTACGACCGTTGGAAGGATACAAAATAA
- a CDS encoding ABC transporter permease subunit, producing the protein MNVYLQTWKKQIKRNWHLYLFILPTLAYFIIFNYLPMYGLQIAFKNFYPSQGIFGSEWIGFEHFDRFFNSPSFWTIIQNTISISLYELALFPLPILFALAINELRNGMFKKSVQIITYAPHFISVVVVAGIIVSLVHPTTGIINKGIVLLGGEPISFMTEPAWFKSIYVWSGTWQQLGWNSIIYIAALSAINPELHEAATIDGATRVQRIWNINLPGIMPTVIILLILSIGSFMSIGFEKVYLLQNQLNMDSSEVIQTYVYRSGLLQAQYSFSAAVGLFNSVINLLLLVSINSIARRVSQTSLW; encoded by the coding sequence ATGAACGTGTACTTGCAGACTTGGAAAAAACAAATTAAACGAAACTGGCACCTGTATTTGTTTATATTGCCGACATTAGCTTATTTTATAATCTTCAACTACCTGCCCATGTATGGGCTGCAAATCGCATTCAAAAACTTTTACCCCTCTCAAGGCATATTCGGGAGTGAATGGATTGGTTTTGAGCATTTTGACCGATTTTTTAATTCACCTTCCTTTTGGACGATTATTCAGAATACGATATCCATCAGTCTGTATGAGCTTGCCTTGTTCCCTCTCCCGATCCTGTTCGCGTTAGCTATTAATGAGCTGCGAAATGGGATGTTTAAGAAAAGTGTTCAGATTATTACCTATGCGCCACATTTTATATCTGTCGTTGTAGTTGCGGGGATCATCGTTTCTCTGGTTCATCCAACAACAGGAATAATCAATAAGGGTATTGTCCTGTTAGGCGGAGAGCCCATCAGCTTCATGACCGAGCCAGCTTGGTTCAAATCCATCTATGTATGGTCCGGGACATGGCAGCAATTAGGCTGGAATTCGATCATTTATATAGCGGCGCTCAGCGCAATTAATCCGGAGCTGCACGAGGCAGCTACTATAGACGGCGCCACTCGTGTGCAACGAATTTGGAATATTAACTTGCCGGGAATTATGCCTACCGTCATTATTCTGTTGATTCTAAGTATAGGCAGCTTTATGTCTATCGGCTTCGAGAAGGTCTATCTATTGCAGAATCAGCTGAACATGGATTCGTCAGAGGTCATTCAAACTTATGTATACCGGAGCGGCTTGCTTCAGGCACAATACAGCTTCTCAGCGGCGGTAGGACTCTTTAATTCCGTCATTAATTTACTGCTGTTAGTTTCAATTAACTCGATTGCACGCAGGGTAAGTCAAACAAGCTTGTGGTAA
- a CDS encoding sulfatase-like hydrolase/transferase: MNQKPLNILWISLEDTSPRFGCYGDAVARTPHIDQLSREGCRYPNTFATAGVCAPSRCAVITGMYSTYVGGQHMRTTHTNQDTPELPTPYEIVPPSYVKVFSEYLRAQGYYCTNNLKTDYQFKPPFTAWDECGPDGHWRNRGANQPFFAVFNTTVTHESKMWPREEEELKTNPDEVALPPYLPDTLLVREAIARHYDNLSLADDYVGKLLQQLEEDGLSENTVVMLWSDHGEGLPRAKRWTYDAGIRVPLIVRWPGRIQPGTVNERLVSLIDLAPTVLELANLQIPAHLQGKSFLHKGEERAYIYAARDRYDESYDMVRAVRDKQYKYIRNYYPTQSYQLWIPFLNQHPIQRELWRLHEEGKLEGLAAQFVGNGRPVEELYDCQGDPYEQHNLANKPEYSKELQRMREALEQWRTKYDRLAEVPETEMVAQMWPSGKQPQTAKPRFVTVSGGICASELIENGTVSRPALVQIHCSTQGASIAYKLNDNTPQWSLYTGAIRITEDVKRLRAKAIRIGYQESVETVLGFE, translated from the coding sequence TTGAATCAAAAACCATTAAATATCCTGTGGATTTCGTTAGAGGATACGAGTCCAAGGTTTGGCTGTTACGGAGATGCGGTTGCCCGAACGCCTCATATCGATCAGCTCTCAAGGGAGGGCTGCCGCTATCCCAATACGTTTGCTACTGCCGGCGTTTGTGCGCCCAGCCGTTGTGCGGTTATTACAGGGATGTATTCCACCTATGTAGGCGGTCAGCATATGCGAACCACTCATACGAATCAGGATACTCCTGAATTACCTACGCCTTATGAAATTGTTCCCCCTTCTTATGTCAAAGTATTCTCGGAATACTTAAGGGCTCAGGGCTATTATTGTACAAACAATCTAAAAACGGATTATCAGTTCAAACCGCCATTTACGGCATGGGATGAATGCGGACCAGATGGACATTGGCGAAATCGCGGAGCCAATCAACCGTTTTTTGCGGTATTTAATACCACCGTCACCCATGAGAGCAAGATGTGGCCTAGGGAAGAGGAAGAGCTGAAGACGAACCCAGATGAAGTGGCATTACCGCCATACTTGCCGGATACTCTGCTTGTACGGGAAGCTATAGCCCGGCATTATGACAACCTATCATTAGCAGACGACTATGTGGGTAAACTGTTGCAGCAGCTAGAAGAGGATGGTTTATCGGAGAATACGGTTGTTATGCTATGGAGCGATCATGGCGAAGGACTTCCTAGAGCAAAGCGGTGGACATATGATGCGGGCATTCGGGTGCCGCTTATCGTTCGCTGGCCAGGCCGAATCCAACCGGGGACTGTCAATGAGCGACTAGTGAGCTTGATCGATTTGGCCCCGACTGTATTAGAGCTTGCTAATCTCCAGATACCTGCTCACTTGCAAGGCAAGAGCTTTCTCCATAAGGGTGAAGAAAGAGCATACATTTATGCTGCACGCGATCGTTACGATGAATCCTATGATATGGTCAGAGCGGTTCGTGATAAGCAATACAAATATATTCGGAATTATTATCCTACCCAGTCGTATCAGCTATGGATTCCGTTTCTGAATCAGCATCCCATCCAGAGAGAGCTCTGGCGATTGCATGAGGAAGGGAAGCTGGAAGGCTTGGCTGCACAGTTTGTTGGGAATGGCAGACCTGTTGAAGAGCTGTACGACTGTCAAGGGGATCCATACGAGCAGCATAATTTGGCCAATAAGCCGGAGTATTCCAAGGAGCTTCAACGTATGCGAGAGGCGTTGGAGCAGTGGAGAACGAAATACGATCGTCTAGCCGAGGTGCCAGAGACAGAAATGGTCGCACAGATGTGGCCTTCCGGCAAGCAGCCGCAAACCGCCAAACCTCGATTCGTGACAGTGTCTGGAGGGATATGCGCTTCAGAGCTTATTGAGAATGGAACTGTTAGTCGGCCGGCACTTGTTCAAATTCATTGCAGTACACAAGGAGCATCTATTGCTTATAAGCTGAATGACAATACACCTCAGTGGAGCTTGTATACAGGCGCCATTCGTATAACCGAGGATGTGAAACGGCTTCGTGCAAAAGCTATTCGCATAGGCTATCAGGAAAGTGTGGAGACCGTACTGGGATTTGAATGA
- a CDS encoding glycoside hydrolase family 3 N-terminal domain-containing protein codes for MHPYKNVDLPVDVRVDDLLHRMTLAEKVVQTLSIGKVGQSFDVQLNEDGSLAEGGIEEIYKHGAGAIQLPFKTDSIEARIKKLNALQDYFVNKTRLGIPVMAQEECLHGHLAKDATSFPIPIAMASTWDTELIERVYTAIGKEARVRGGHEAHTPVLDLARDPRWGRTEETYGEDTHLVSRMGVAAVRGLQGTDETVGPEHVIAAPKHLAGYAQSDGGRNFAPSNIPIRVLRDQILPPFQAVVQEAGALGMMPSHNEIDGIPCHGNRQLLTGILRDEWGFNGIVVSDYFDASRLDILFHVVDNQKEAAVKALKAGLDMDLPGGGCFVHLLDAIAEDPALEEVLNVTVARILRVKFLLGLFENPYADAEHAKQVINCEQHKKLAKEAADKSITLLKNEGGLLPLNRHAIRKLAVIGPNAHPICTGSYSTKPNKGISILDGIIAKTNGELEVAYAVGCEIIKGKDDSGETELDRRMNNPQLSTWDKNAAWIEEAVYVAQESDVAILCVGGNTLTSREAIFFNDDRGDRYDLDLPGVQNELVKRIVETGTPTVVILINGGPLTINYIAKHVPAILEGWYLGEETGHAVADVLFGDVNPSGKLPITFPRSAGQLPVYYSQKPTGLFKKYLFAEHDEPLFSFGTGLSYTTFQYRHLQLSSNTMPMNGCVTVTVEVSNTGERAGDEIVQLYIADLVSSVTRPVQELKGFMRITLQPGEAQTVAFRIEPSMLSFTGEDYEMTVEPGAFKIMVGSSSKHYDSIVLNVIEEEKTNDAQ; via the coding sequence ATGCATCCTTATAAAAACGTCGACTTACCTGTAGATGTACGAGTAGACGATTTATTGCATAGAATGACGCTGGCTGAGAAGGTGGTGCAGACGCTTTCGATTGGAAAGGTTGGACAAAGCTTTGATGTCCAGCTTAATGAAGACGGGAGTCTTGCGGAGGGAGGTATTGAAGAAATTTATAAGCATGGTGCCGGCGCCATTCAGCTTCCCTTCAAGACCGACTCCATTGAGGCAAGAATCAAGAAGCTTAACGCGCTTCAGGACTATTTTGTAAACAAAACAAGGCTGGGAATACCTGTAATGGCTCAAGAGGAATGTCTGCACGGACATCTAGCTAAGGATGCGACAAGCTTTCCCATCCCTATCGCTATGGCGAGCACATGGGATACAGAGCTGATTGAACGTGTATACACCGCAATTGGGAAGGAAGCAAGGGTCAGAGGGGGGCATGAAGCGCATACGCCTGTGCTTGATCTTGCAAGAGATCCTCGATGGGGGCGAACAGAGGAAACCTACGGCGAAGATACGCACCTTGTTTCGAGAATGGGAGTAGCTGCAGTCAGAGGCTTACAAGGCACCGATGAAACCGTTGGACCTGAGCATGTCATTGCCGCTCCCAAGCATCTGGCTGGTTATGCGCAGTCTGATGGAGGACGCAACTTTGCGCCAAGCAACATTCCCATTCGCGTGCTGAGAGATCAGATTCTGCCTCCATTCCAAGCGGTGGTACAAGAAGCTGGAGCGCTCGGCATGATGCCTTCTCATAATGAGATTGATGGAATTCCTTGTCACGGGAACAGGCAGCTGCTAACCGGCATTCTTCGAGATGAATGGGGCTTTAACGGAATTGTTGTATCCGATTACTTCGACGCCTCCAGATTGGATATCTTGTTCCATGTTGTAGACAATCAGAAGGAAGCCGCAGTCAAAGCGCTCAAGGCAGGTTTGGACATGGACTTGCCTGGCGGAGGATGTTTTGTCCATTTGTTGGATGCCATAGCTGAGGACCCTGCGTTGGAGGAAGTTCTGAATGTTACAGTAGCACGCATATTACGAGTCAAGTTTTTGCTGGGGCTGTTCGAGAATCCATATGCAGATGCAGAGCATGCCAAGCAAGTCATTAATTGTGAGCAGCATAAGAAGCTTGCCAAGGAAGCGGCGGACAAATCGATTACCCTGCTAAAAAATGAGGGCGGGCTGCTGCCTCTGAACAGGCATGCAATTCGCAAGCTTGCTGTAATTGGACCGAATGCACATCCCATCTGCACCGGTTCATACAGTACAAAGCCGAATAAAGGAATTAGTATTCTGGATGGAATTATAGCCAAAACAAATGGAGAGCTGGAAGTTGCTTATGCGGTAGGCTGCGAAATAATAAAAGGGAAGGATGATAGCGGGGAAACGGAACTGGATCGACGCATGAATAATCCTCAATTAAGTACATGGGATAAAAATGCTGCTTGGATCGAAGAGGCAGTCTATGTAGCTCAGGAAAGTGACGTAGCTATTCTCTGTGTAGGAGGCAACACCTTAACAAGCAGAGAGGCTATATTCTTCAATGATGATAGAGGAGACAGATATGACTTGGATCTCCCTGGTGTTCAGAATGAACTGGTCAAAAGAATCGTCGAGACCGGTACGCCAACTGTGGTCATTCTTATCAATGGAGGTCCATTGACGATTAACTATATCGCGAAGCATGTGCCCGCTATCCTGGAGGGCTGGTATCTTGGGGAAGAGACAGGTCATGCGGTAGCGGATGTATTGTTCGGCGATGTGAATCCAAGCGGCAAGCTGCCTATTACTTTCCCTCGTTCAGCAGGACAATTGCCTGTGTATTACTCACAAAAACCAACGGGCTTATTCAAAAAATATTTATTTGCCGAGCACGATGAGCCGCTGTTCTCTTTCGGTACGGGATTAAGTTATACAACATTCCAATATCGTCATTTGCAATTAAGCTCAAATACGATGCCGATGAATGGTTGCGTCACTGTAACTGTCGAAGTCAGCAATACGGGTGAGCGCGCAGGGGATGAAATTGTGCAATTGTATATTGCAGACCTGGTGAGCTCTGTCACAAGACCCGTTCAAGAATTAAAAGGCTTCATGCGCATTACACTCCAGCCAGGTGAAGCACAAACGGTTGCTTTCCGCATTGAGCCTTCTATGCTGAGCTTTACAGGAGAGGACTATGAAATGACGGTGGAGCCTGGCGCATTCAAAATAATGGTGGGTTCAAGCTCGAAGCATTATGATTCTATCGTTCTGAATGTGATAGAAGAGGAGAAAACAAACGATGCACAATAA
- a CDS encoding family 78 glycoside hydrolase catalytic domain translates to MHNKGSFHPYDLRCEYKAHYLGLGERSPRFSWKLHADARDVRQSAYRLCVSTGEQEIWDTGKVDSDQSLYVTYAGPALSSRTCYEIRVKVWNQLGQESDWSEAAYGETGLLELDEWKASWITAKFEQTEPCQLMRKSFTLDESIASARLYATSLGVYRVYVNGESPDDTLFAPGWTSYSKRLQYQTYDVTKLLASGENTIGVMLGNGWYMGNLGWNGLSQLYGNERAALLQLHVQYKDGREEVIVSDNSWRASKSALLMSELYHGEYYDARLESKGWHQQGFDDSEWIPVSLLDYGYDTLIAQEGEPVRIVEELQPVQVLCTPKGETVVDFGQNMVGWVQFAVEADEGHTIVIRHAEVLDEDGNFYTSNLRTARQTITYICSGGQRECYEPYFSFQGFRYIQVEGIQPELIAASVVAKVIHSDMDQTGSFECSDELVNQLQRNIVWGQRGNFLDIPTDCPQRDERMGWTGDAHVFMRTAAFNMNVAPFFTKWLKDLAADQLPDGGVPFVIPDVLRGRHSSAAWGDAAVICPWVLYERYGDKRVLAQQYESMVKWVEYIRAQGEQEYLWNTGFHFGDWLAMDAPNGSRVGSTPKDLIATAFYAYSAALLAKTAAVLDKLEDAARYSELSERVAQAFRREFVTPNGRVASPTQTAYVLALMFDLLEKKDRPQAAAVLARYVEEQDTRLTTGFVGTPYLCLALSKHGYTELAYKLVLQREYPSWLYPISKGATTIWEHWDGIKPDGSLCKDPMNSYNHYAYGSVGEWLYRIAAGLDTDLQNPGYKKVRIAPQISEAISYARASYSSMYGVVASGWERLEDGRMRVKAVIPPNTEASVLLPGAVMELVLESTVPVANAAGVHSAQQTDAGVLLEVGSGEYEFLFCCNPNMR, encoded by the coding sequence ATGCACAATAAGGGCAGCTTTCATCCTTACGACTTGCGCTGTGAATATAAGGCGCATTACCTTGGGCTGGGTGAGCGCAGCCCAAGGTTCAGCTGGAAGCTTCACGCGGATGCCCGAGATGTGCGGCAATCCGCTTACAGGCTGTGTGTATCGACTGGAGAGCAGGAAATATGGGACACAGGCAAGGTCGATTCTGATCAGTCCCTGTATGTCACATATGCGGGTCCTGCCCTAAGCTCAAGAACTTGTTATGAGATCCGAGTTAAAGTCTGGAATCAGCTTGGGCAGGAGTCGGATTGGAGTGAAGCAGCATACGGTGAGACAGGGCTGTTGGAGCTTGATGAATGGAAAGCCTCATGGATCACTGCCAAATTCGAGCAAACGGAGCCCTGTCAGCTGATGCGCAAGTCATTCACATTAGACGAGAGCATCGCTTCGGCCCGATTGTATGCAACAAGTCTTGGCGTATACAGGGTGTATGTTAATGGGGAGTCCCCTGATGACACCTTGTTTGCACCCGGCTGGACTAGCTATAGCAAGAGGCTGCAGTACCAAACCTATGATGTAACGAAGCTGCTTGCAAGCGGAGAGAATACAATTGGCGTCATGCTGGGCAATGGCTGGTATATGGGCAATTTGGGCTGGAATGGATTAAGTCAGCTGTATGGCAATGAACGCGCCGCATTATTGCAGCTTCACGTCCAATATAAGGATGGCAGAGAAGAAGTGATTGTCTCGGATAACTCCTGGAGAGCCAGTAAGAGCGCTTTGCTTATGTCTGAGCTGTATCACGGCGAATATTACGATGCGCGGCTCGAAAGCAAGGGGTGGCATCAGCAAGGATTCGATGATAGTGAATGGATCCCCGTATCACTGTTAGACTATGGCTATGATACATTGATAGCGCAAGAAGGCGAGCCGGTTCGAATAGTGGAGGAGCTGCAGCCTGTTCAAGTGCTTTGTACACCTAAAGGGGAAACCGTAGTAGATTTTGGTCAGAACATGGTTGGTTGGGTGCAGTTTGCGGTCGAGGCGGATGAGGGACATACCATTGTAATTCGTCATGCAGAGGTGCTGGATGAGGACGGAAATTTCTATACGAGTAACCTGCGTACAGCCAGACAAACAATCACTTATATCTGCAGTGGAGGACAAAGGGAATGTTATGAGCCTTATTTTTCATTCCAAGGCTTCCGCTATATCCAGGTTGAAGGTATTCAGCCGGAGCTGATTGCAGCAAGTGTTGTGGCTAAAGTTATTCATAGCGATATGGATCAAACGGGATCGTTCGAATGCTCTGACGAGCTGGTGAATCAGCTGCAGCGAAATATTGTATGGGGGCAAAGAGGGAACTTCCTCGATATCCCAACCGACTGTCCGCAGCGTGATGAAAGGATGGGCTGGACGGGTGATGCGCATGTGTTCATGCGCACAGCTGCCTTCAATATGAATGTAGCCCCTTTCTTCACCAAATGGCTGAAGGACCTGGCCGCCGATCAGCTTCCAGATGGTGGCGTACCTTTTGTAATCCCCGATGTGCTTCGAGGAAGGCACTCATCAGCAGCCTGGGGAGATGCAGCCGTTATATGTCCTTGGGTGCTGTATGAACGTTATGGGGATAAGCGGGTGCTGGCGCAGCAATATGAGAGCATGGTGAAATGGGTGGAGTATATCCGGGCGCAGGGCGAGCAAGAGTATTTATGGAATACGGGCTTTCACTTTGGCGATTGGCTTGCAATGGATGCCCCGAACGGCAGTCGTGTAGGTTCAACACCAAAGGACTTGATTGCGACAGCTTTCTATGCGTATTCTGCCGCACTCCTGGCGAAGACGGCGGCAGTGCTTGACAAGCTGGAGGACGCAGCCCGTTATTCGGAGCTTAGCGAACGAGTAGCCCAAGCCTTCCGGAGGGAGTTTGTCACCCCGAATGGCAGAGTGGCGTCGCCGACGCAAACTGCCTATGTATTGGCTCTTATGTTTGATTTGCTGGAGAAGAAGGATAGGCCGCAGGCAGCCGCTGTTCTGGCTCGTTATGTAGAGGAGCAGGACACTCGTTTAACAACCGGCTTTGTAGGCACCCCTTATCTTTGCCTGGCCTTGTCCAAGCATGGATATACGGAGCTTGCCTATAAGCTGGTTCTGCAGAGAGAGTATCCGTCTTGGCTGTATCCGATTTCCAAGGGAGCAACAACGATCTGGGAGCATTGGGACGGCATTAAGCCTGACGGATCCTTATGCAAGGATCCCATGAACTCTTATAATCATTATGCCTATGGCTCAGTTGGAGAGTGGTTATACAGAATCGCGGCGGGACTGGATACCGATCTGCAGAATCCAGGCTACAAGAAGGTGAGAATAGCGCCTCAGATTTCGGAAGCGATCAGCTATGCCCGTGCGTCTTATAGCTCTATGTATGGGGTGGTCGCATCAGGCTGGGAGCGGCTGGAGGACGGAAGAATGAGGGTGAAGGCCGTCATACCGCCGAATACGGAGGCATCTGTTCTGTTGCCAGGAGCAGTAATGGAGCTCGTGTTGGAATCCACGGTTCCCGTCGCAAATGCTGCAGGCGTACATTCGGCACAGCAGACAGATGCTGGTGTACTGCTTGAGGTAGGCTCGGGAGAATATGAGTTTCTATTCTGCTGTAACCCCAACATGAGATAA